The following nucleotide sequence is from Apium graveolens cultivar Ventura chromosome 4, ASM990537v1, whole genome shotgun sequence.
AGAAGAAGAATTTTATAGCTAGAACAAAATCTACACAATTACATGTTAGATATACTATATTATTAAATCCGGAACATTAGAAATTTGGTGGTCGGTGGTAAGGTAGCTCTTTTTTAGTACTTTGGCTTCAATACTTTCTTTCACTACTAGGAcccaaaatataatataattaccTCTTTAAGACCTTAATTAAATTAACGGGCCTAGCTCTGTTACAAACATATTCTagttgtacttgtaacacttaaaacACTTAATAACTATATAATTAAAACACATTTCTAAGGACTATTTATTTTTAAACCTATCGTAAtgggattaattattttgaaacaatataagtaaattatttataacaaaaataattaataaaaatatagaaaaacgAATATTAAAAACTCTCATGCATCACACGGGATATAAGTTGATAaaatgtcaaaaacatttaataATGCTACAGAACTTCTAATATTAATACCAATAATGAATAAAAGAACATAATTTTTGTTATAAAACATCAAAACTTCACATagtaaaaataataaaatattcaGCAAACTCAAAAAGAATTATTACTTATATGTTGATAATCTAATGACGTAATTTTAAATAATTGACCATTTTAAACAATTTAAAAACAAGATAACAATATGTAATTTTTATACTGAAAGCACCAAAGTGATATTTTACCCAGGCTGGGCTATAGAGATTAGGGAGTGCAGACAGTTCTTTGCTTCTTAATCATTTAATCTTTCAGTTCAATCAGTCTCGTTTACTTGTTATCAAATGGACCCTTATTTTTACTCGTTCAAGTCGATCAGCCTCGTTCACTTGTTATCTAATGGGCACTTATTTTTACTCATTCAAGTCAATTAGTCTCATGCACTGGTTATCAAATGGGCCCTTAAGTCAATGTCTGATGATTAATATTCTCAATAGTTGGTGTTAAATAATTATCATAATGTATTGTCAAGGCATTACGAGCATATAGTTTTTATCAAGTCTCCCATTTGCATATCTGAATATGAATGTCTTATCCTCGTGCTTCTGTAATTTATCAAGATAAACGTAAAGCAAGCACGGACAACATGATGCAACAACCACCGCTGAAGAGAGTAACAACCGAAGGTTCTATGGGTATCAATACAGCGAATTCCTTTCCGGTTAACATTCAAAGAGCAACTGGAGGGTATTCTACAAGTCTCGGGGGTTCTGATGTTGGTTTATCGTCAATGCCAAGACATTTACCAACTGAGAATGTATTAGGAATCAATGGTAAAAAGGATGATCGAGCAAAGAAGTTGCCAAGTTCATCAACACAGGCTTTGAAGGAGGTCATGGATGCTGGACAATTTCTGCCACTGCTAACTGAAAATTTTGGTGAAAGCATGCTTCCGTTCATACCCACTCCACTATCTAATATCTTTCTTTGAGGATCTGGAAATTACAGTCACAGATTTATGGATACAAAGAATGAACTAAACTAAAGTAGTATTTTTGGTGTATATGATCAAAATTTACAAAATATTGACCTTCTCTGTTTGCCATCCTATTTTATTATGGCTTCTATTTCGCAGTTTGGCAGGCCTTAGAGGCTAGAGCTGTTAATAAAAGCTCGAGTTCAACATGCTTCTATGATTATTTTTGTGAAAAGATTTTGAATAGGATAGAAAATATTTGGCATGCTCAGTCCCCAGCTATTTTATCTTACTGTCCCACTTCTCTCTTAACACTTCTCTGACCAAGTTTTTCAAATTATTATATATAGATGCCCTTTACTTTTAAATTCTAAACTTTAAACTTTTCCCTATGTAATAGTACGGTCATTTTACTAGATACAAAATAATTCATGGCACAACATGTGTGCTATAGGACACAGAACAAGATAATAGTTCTGTTCAAATTGTAAACATTCACATGGACAAATTGGCAGCTATTTATTTATGAATGGACGAGAATAGCTTGGTTAGGTGACTCCACACAAACTTGGCAAAAAATGTCATCTCCTCCAGCACTTTTGTATCTGCACCATTCCTTATTAATGGTGGGAAAAATAGCCAGAGACTCGTCCCTACCACAAATCCCACTGTCAGTCCCGTCGACAACACCCACGGGAGCTGCCATCCCCGCCCCTGCACCCAATTCTTTAGCCCTACCTCCGCCACTACACATATTCCATGCAACACAAAAAACAGCGTCATCTCCCATGTTGGATACACACGTATGACGTTGCAGAATAACAGCTCGTGCATCAATCCTGATACTAGAAATGTTGCTATCACTGCAGGCACCGGAGCCAAGTCTTTCCCTGTAACTTTTTCAAGCGCTTTCCTGACAGGCTGGTATACAGTCTCCCGTAGAGTAGTGGTTACAGTGAGGTTCCATCTTTTTCCCCAAAAGTCTTGGAGAGATGTTGACAGATACGGCTCATTCGAGGCTGGCTCGAGTTCAACTCCCACCAGGGCCCAAACCAGTGTGCTGGATACAGCAATGAGGATATCTATCAACAGAAAGCAAAGACAACAATACAGACACTGAACCAGCTTCTGCTGCAATCCTTCTCTGTAACTACACAATACCTTAACTATTATCGCAAACCCGAGTACTTGTACAGAGAAATTCAGAGGCAGTACTTTTGTCGCAGTGTTATTACTCGTCGTACTTCGCTTGATTCTGATGGGAAGGGAAGCTATGGAGATGAAGAAGCCGAAAGAGTGATTGTGGGATGAAAGTGGGCCATGGCCAAAGCAAAAGAGGAGGAGCTTGAAATTTGAAAGCCAAGTAGTAAAGAAAGTTATCAGGGCAATGTTGAAAGCAGAGGAGAGATAATAAGGTAAGATGGTGAAAAGGCAGAAGATGGGTAATACAGATACAAATCTTAATTTACCAGGTGAAATTTTGGATGAAACAAAGTAACAATAAGAAAGAGAAGCTATGATTAATGAGCATACATAGCTTAAATTCTTGATTTCACCTTCCATTGTCTACTTCAACACAAGGGCCTTTTGAGATCTTTATATATATGCTAGGCCCTGTTACTGTTATTTAGTGCTTTCCGATTGAATTGGGAAATAATCAACTGTTGTAGAAAAAGTTTTGGAATGTGGATCTGGTCTTTGTTTTTTCAGTTGGGTCCTGTTAACTATGTTATCTTTATTTTTGTTTGATTCTGCTTTTTCCCAGTTGCCTTGGTTTCATCTCCACATGTTGAAAATTTATACTTAAGTTGCTGCAACAACCATG
It contains:
- the LOC141721339 gene encoding putative long-chain-alcohol O-fatty-acyltransferase 5, whose translation is MEGEIKNLSYVCSLIIASLSYCYFVSSKISPGKLRFVSVLPIFCLFTILPYYLSSAFNIALITFFTTWLSNFKLLLFCFGHGPLSSHNHSFGFFISIASLPIRIKRSTTSNNTATKVLPLNFSVQVLGFAIIVKVLCSYREGLQQKLVQCLYCCLCFLLIDILIAVSSTLVWALVGVELEPASNEPYLSTSLQDFWGKRWNLTVTTTLRETVYQPVRKALEKVTGKDLAPVPAVIATFLVSGLMHELLFCNVIRVYPTWEMTLFFVLHGICVVAEVGLKNWVQGRGWQLPWVLSTGLTVGFVVGTSLWLFFPPLIRNGADTKVLEEMTFFAKFVWSHLTKLFSSIHK